AGAACActtaaatttgaaatctttaATCCTCGTTCAAGTATCTCACTAAGCTATTGCTGATAGTTTTACATttatgagtaaaataaaaaatgatctACCCTTTGTATTATCACTCAACAAAACATATTGGGTATTTGGTATTTATGATTGCTCAAATGTAATCATTTTGAGTTCAAAACCTATACTTTAGTATCAACACCTTGTATTTAATACAATTGAATTAATCAATAACTATAAGGTGACATAATCCAAATCCGATTTCAAAATCACAAGGTATTTTTTACTTTCAATGTAGAAAGTCCCACTTGTCTATAATGGGGTAAAAACACCATAATAATGAATGGGTGTGCTCATGGTCAAAATATGTCAGAAGATCAACAAATAACTATCAGtgtcttttaattatcaaaGAAGTTTCACAACTATATGGGCTCAAAAAGGTGAAGGCTAACTCCAACCTTGCCAATAGTCACaaaaaaacacatacaaaattcTACAGATGAAGTTGGGAAGGCGAGAGGGTTACTTACAAAATGGAAGGGACGATCGGCGGCCAGGGAACACCGGAGAAGACGACGACAAGGGTGATGAAGCAAGAGGCTCTGGAAACAAATGGCAAGAGTGACTGAAATCGAGGGAGAACTGAAGCGAAAGGCTCTAGAAGTAGACGACGGAGGGCAACAAAGTAATCAGACTAGAAGCTGATGGTGGAGAGGGCGAGTGCGATCgaactagaagaagaagaaaggaaaaaggaaagaggtAGATCAATTTTTTAGGGTTCATCAAATCATGCGCGAAAACACGTTTTCAACCAATTTTGCAAAATTCTGAAATggctcatattttttaaaaaattacataaacgGCTCGAAAAAACATTTTGGACCGTTTTTCCCATTTCCATACTTCACAGCATTCCTACGCttgggaagaaagaaattggagttcTTTTCCCACTTCTATaaagcgctctctctctctctctctctctctctctcaactgaAAGAAATGGGTTATAGATTGAAGCATTCCGAAGAGAGATGAAAATGTTCTTCTGGTTTGATCTTAATTGCAACATTGTGGGAGAGTTAATCACATCTATAAATGCTTGTTTCTCCTTGCAGACTTAATTTCTCTGCCTTTGTTTCTAGTGCTGTGCATTCATGTAGTAGGACTAGGGGTCGGCCCTATTATAAGGCTTCTGGGACGgcttctttatttcatttgttggCTGTTTGGTTTCAGTATTGCGTGGTGTGTCTTATTAGTGTTTATATATTCAGTTCAGTTGAGGTGCTAGGTTGCACAAGAAGAAGCTGCAGGCTTCATTCAGTTGCAATCcaagtatttaattattattattattatatgcatttcTACCCCGACCATGGTTCTTACTTCTATCCTTTGCCCGATGTCAGAAGAATCACTGCCAtgtcttaattattattatcatcatccTTTGCTTGTTTGGGAACTTGGTTTGGATTGGcaaattttcatgaaattggGTCCAAAGCTATCATCATAAAAATGCGCGCTACTAtagtaaatatatatcaataatgtCTTTACTATATTAAAAAACGTGTTACGTTAATATTACGATTTATAGTATACAACTATTTTATTGCATGATAATTACATTGCATGTTTGTAAAGGATTAATAATTTATGctttgtaataataataaacaatattttatttaattaaaatttgtattacgaatatatatatattacacagaAATATTTTCTatggtatatatatttatttaccaTAATTAATAGTCTACCAGGATAAGGATTCATTCTTTGTCTTGACATAACATACAACACTGACAATTTAATCCTATCTTCTTAAAGAAAAACTctcttttaagtaaaaatattatttttttaaatacaaattaatcaTGTACAACCTATAagtcaaatatatatgtatatatatatatattttataaccCAATTCTGAGTTCGCCCGACTAATCCCAAGGACAAGCGACTTTTCTCTCAATTCGGCCGCTTAATAAATTTGAATACGATCACAGATCACAGTGTATAAATACAaatgtcaaatatatatatttttttttggttcctcAATGGGTTGATACTCATCGTTTCTTCTTCATTGCAAGGATTCCCTCATGAACTCCTCTGTCACTGTTCCCAATCATCTCCCtttgcatcatcatcatcattcaGGTCTGACTCAAAACCAACACAAGCAAGAAATATAACATTCGCACCCATTTACTTAATTTGAAAGTTTACATCGCTTTGTTTATCGATCTACCAAACTtccaaaacacatacaaaaGCAAAATATCCATGGCTTCCCCAATCTATCACAACCCCACAAACACAAGCAAATCCCATCACTGCGCCACAGCTTCTCCCCTCGTTGACACAGATGGTCCGTGCTCAGCCTCCTCAAAGATCTTAGCGATCCTCTCTATCGGCACCAATGGCAGATATCCCGCCACCGGGTACCCCCTGTCCGCCGTGTAGACCACCGATTGGTTGTATTTCTCCGTCCAGTAGACGGCGGTCGGGACCATAATTCCGGCTAGCTGAGGGAACAGGGGAATCTTGTTCAGGGACCGCCACGCCGACACCGCTTTCTGCTCAGCCACCGGCTCGAACTTGGTGTAGAGTTCTTTAGCCGTGGGCTCGTACTCTGTGTACACTTTCTTGGTTAGGTTCGATGCTGCTTCCACCAAGCCGACCCGCTGGACCTCCGACGCCACGGCTCGGGCCGCCGACACCGCTTGGTTCAAAGCCTGCTTCAGCAGCGACGGCGTGTGGCGGTCCAATTCGTTAATCGACTCGTCCACCTGCCAGTCACGTGATGTGATGACCTGACAACTTAGTCAGAATTCTCGATTGGAAAGTGCTTGGAGTTTAGAAATCTTTACCTTCCGATCAACGAACTTGAGCAGCTCGAAAGGGACGTCGTGGAATTTCTCGTAGACCGGGCTGATGACGGTTTTGACGGTGGCCTCGACGGTCTGGACGCCTGGTTTGAGCGGGCCGGAGTTCTCCCTGGCGTACTCGTACAGGCTTGAGATGCAAACCACGATGTAAATCGCTGCGACTTGGACGAAATCAAGATGTTTAACCATTTTCCTGTTATCCTCAACCTTCAATCAAGAATCGATGATAAAAAAATCAGCGGTAATCACAACTCTATTCAAGAAAACAATATCAGAGACCAAGATCCATGATCCGTACTGTACCTAAGCCTACTAATTCAGAAGAAGAGATTCGAAATAAATGAATCTAAAGGAGGTCCAAAATTGAATTTCTAAGAGTATTGAGTAATCATAAACCCTAGAAATCAAATAATCAAGAATGATCtaatatgatgatgatggtggtagtggcggtggcggtggcggtaaATAAGCTCACCGTCTCCGTGGGCTGGTTGGCCTCAGAAGATTCCGCCATTTCTGAACCCTGCAAAACCCTCGCGGCGCGAGAACCCGTGAGTTGgggaattgataaaacaaagaaagagagaatgaaggATGTAACTGAATGGGTTTGTAGGTGGGAATGGAACTGGAAGCGGTGCAACGAATTCCCTCTTTTAGATGTAAAAGCGATCGCGCGAGGTCTAGGGCAGCATTCAAtgcctcgccacgtggcgcgcgctaGGACGGACGATTCATCCAACGCGTCAACATTTGAAGACCGGCAGCAGCTGCTCGGGGGCCAAGTTTTAACTCCAGGACGGTTAGATTAACTCGACCTGTTCAGAGAAAGGCCAAATAGATTTCCAGAAGCATCTCGTCGAGGAAACGAagagatatatattatatatactaaaatgttatttaaatatttattttttatatttaaataccAAACCTCGTCTCATCCTATTTAGGGGTGCAAAGAGTTGATTTGATAAGCGAATCCGTGGaaatctattaattaattaaattaaattaataaataaaattaaatcgaaCCTAGATAGCacaattaattgataattaaaaaattaaattgaacttaTTAGAATATGTCAACGTTTGGAATTAATCGATTATGATTCGTTGGTCCGCACTGACGTAATGAATCCGAGAAGGAGAAAAATGGGAATTGTCTAGTTCGGTTTGTTGGTCCACCAGCCGATCGACCCCTGCAAAGTATTCCGAAACTCAAATAAGTAAGCGAGTAAGCAAAATGCAAGGTATCAGCCAGTTGGTAGAAAAAACGTACCAGGGCTTTCAGAAGAGTTGgttgatatatgggagagtgGATGTCCTCTTGCATATGTTGTACGTCTGTAGGTGATGGAGCAAAATATTCGGGATCGACGAAAATGCCAATGCAGCAGTAAGGTGCCGAcaggaccctcattaatatggatgAAATCCGTCATTAATGAATAAAAGATCTAAGGTGAACGTGCAAAAATTCAGCCAtgactgtaatgatgttgttgcgaGAATCTAGGATGGAACTGACATGGACTGATCAAATGGGTAAAGAAAACGGGGTTAGGTTGGCCCAGCTGGGAGGACTCCTAGCCTATTAACATTTTCTAG
This genomic stretch from Diospyros lotus cultivar Yz01 chromosome 1, ASM1463336v1, whole genome shotgun sequence harbors:
- the LOC127795103 gene encoding stress-related protein; this translates as MAESSEANQPTETVEDNRKMVKHLDFVQVAAIYIVVCISSLYEYARENSGPLKPGVQTVEATVKTVISPVYEKFHDVPFELLKFVDRKVDESINELDRHTPSLLKQALNQAVSAARAVASEVQRVGLVEAASNLTKKVYTEYEPTAKELYTKFEPVAEQKAVSAWRSLNKIPLFPQLAGIMVPTAVYWTEKYNQSVVYTADRGYPVAGYLPLVPIERIAKIFEEAEHGPSVSTRGEAVAQ